From Corynebacterium pseudotuberculosis:
CCCTGCCGAATATAACGGCATCAAGATGTGCCGCTCTGGCGCACGACCCGTGGGGCAGGAAACTGGTTTGGGCGCGATTATCGACATGCTGGTGGAGGGCGTCCCGGCTTACGACGGCAAACCAGGCGCTATTACGCAGAAAGATACCCTCGCGGATTACGGTTCCTTCCTTCGTGAACTTGTGGATCTGTCTGGCATCCGGCCTCTTGTTGTTGCTGTGGACGCAGCGAACGGCATGGGTGGGCATACTGTCCCTGAGGTTTTTGCAGGACTTCCACTCGATGTCAAGCCCCTCTACTTTGAGCTAGACGGAACCTTCCCTAACCATGAGGCAAACCCGCTCGACCCCAAGAACCTTGTGGACCTGCAAAAATTCACTCCAGAGGTAAAAGCCGACATCGGCCTAGCTTTTGACGGCGACGCAGATCGCTGCTTTGTGGTTGATGAGAATGGCGACCCGGTGAGCCCCTCTGCTATTTGCGCCATCGTCGCAGAGCGATACCTTGCGCAGCATCCAGGCAGCACGATTATCCATAACCTGATTACCTCCAAGACGGTTCCGGAGGTAATCGCGGAAAATGGCGGTGTTGCCGTGCGTACGCGTGTGGGACATTCCTTTATTAAGGCACAAATGGCGGAGCACGGCGCGGCATTCGGCGGCGAGCACTCTGCTCATTACTACTTCTCTGAGTTTTTCAATGCCGATTCTGGAATCCTTGCAGCAATGCACGTGCTAGCGGCTCTAGGCGGACAAGACAAGCCTTTGTCAGAGCTGATGAAAGAATATTCGCGTTACGCGGCATCGGGAGAAATCAACTCACGTTTGGCTAGCGCTGAAGAACAGGCTGAGCGCACCCAGGCTGTTC
This genomic window contains:
- a CDS encoding phosphomannomutase/phosphoglucomutase, with translation MRTRESVTKVIKAYDVRGVVGVDIDADFIREVGSAFGHLMRNEGATKVAVGHDMRPSSPELTQAFADGLTAQGVDVVALGLTSTDQLYYASGVMDCPGAMFTASHNPAEYNGIKMCRSGARPVGQETGLGAIIDMLVEGVPAYDGKPGAITQKDTLADYGSFLRELVDLSGIRPLVVAVDAANGMGGHTVPEVFAGLPLDVKPLYFELDGTFPNHEANPLDPKNLVDLQKFTPEVKADIGLAFDGDADRCFVVDENGDPVSPSAICAIVAERYLAQHPGSTIIHNLITSKTVPEVIAENGGVAVRTRVGHSFIKAQMAEHGAAFGGEHSAHYYFSEFFNADSGILAAMHVLAALGGQDKPLSELMKEYSRYAASGEINSRLASAEEQAERTQAVLDAFADRTESVDRLDGVTVELQGTKAWFNVRASNTEPLLRLNVEAPTAEEVDALVTEILGVIRQQ